In the genome of Streptomyces sp. NBC_00190, one region contains:
- a CDS encoding DUF2330 domain-containing protein, producing MKRRILVLLFALLATQLGSLISPAWACGCGAMIPEGYARIGVEKETSVVRWDGRAEQIVMRFVVRGDAPRAAWIMPVPGRATVELADGAVFGQLSQLTEPQEKPRHYFWPRDGDWPFSATAGDRMVGAAPGAGAPSVGVVGREQLGDFDVARLTATDPDALRNWLEDNGFKLPDGLATELKPYVDQKWEYVAVRLAPRQQGKKLQGTLDPLKIRFDSERLVYPMRLSRMAKTPQSLGLYVLADHRMEPGSTIGGSAPKVTFAGTVTARKGTPLAELTGGEPVFLTAIDQEFPEPARIDGDHELRATAKDTPYRRTVYHDELLTVGDGVPVWLLTVSAVLVVSAAAVTLLLRRRRRTS from the coding sequence ATGAAACGAAGAATCCTGGTCCTGCTGTTCGCCCTGCTCGCGACCCAGTTGGGCTCGCTCATCAGCCCCGCGTGGGCCTGCGGATGCGGGGCGATGATCCCTGAGGGCTACGCGCGGATCGGGGTCGAGAAGGAGACCTCCGTCGTGCGCTGGGACGGGCGCGCCGAACAGATCGTGATGCGGTTCGTCGTCCGCGGGGACGCGCCCCGGGCGGCCTGGATCATGCCGGTGCCGGGCCGGGCCACGGTGGAGCTCGCGGACGGGGCCGTGTTCGGTCAGCTCTCCCAGCTGACCGAGCCGCAGGAGAAGCCCCGGCACTACTTCTGGCCGCGCGACGGCGACTGGCCCTTCTCCGCCACCGCCGGGGACCGCATGGTCGGAGCCGCGCCGGGCGCCGGCGCCCCCTCGGTCGGGGTGGTCGGCCGGGAGCAGCTCGGCGACTTCGACGTCGCGCGCCTGACCGCGACCGACCCGGACGCGCTGCGGAACTGGCTGGAGGACAACGGCTTCAAACTGCCCGACGGCCTCGCCACCGAATTGAAGCCCTACGTCGACCAGAAGTGGGAGTACGTCGCCGTCCGCCTCGCCCCGCGGCAGCAGGGCAAGAAGCTGCAGGGCACCCTGGACCCGCTGAAGATCCGCTTCGACAGCGAGCGGCTCGTCTACCCCATGCGGCTCTCCCGGATGGCGAAGACCCCGCAGTCCCTCGGCCTGTACGTGCTCGCCGACCACCGCATGGAACCCGGCTCCACGATCGGCGGCTCCGCGCCGAAGGTGACCTTCGCGGGCACCGTGACGGCGAGGAAGGGCACCCCGCTCGCCGAACTCACCGGCGGCGAGCCGGTGTTCCTCACCGCGATCGACCAGGAATTCCCGGAGCCCGCTCGCATCGACGGCGACCACGAACTGCGCGCCACCGCCAAGGACACCCCGTACCGCCGGACCGTCTACCACGACGAGCTGCTCACGGTGGGCGACGGCGTTCCGGTGTGGCTCCTGACGGTGTCGGCAGTCCTGGTGGTGTCGGCGGCGGCCGTCACGCTCCTGCTCCGGCGCCGCCGA